A genomic stretch from uncultured Cohaesibacter sp. includes:
- a CDS encoding DUF2799 domain-containing protein, with the protein MRSLPALFLLLPLLAGCASLSQEECQSGDWSAVGTNDAMEGRDASRFSDHIKACSKYDISPDKNLYQIGYQKGLRSYCTPSNGFSVGRNGYSYRQICPPASEPEFMRGYLRGNALHETETEIAEKEHDIAQLKSERAKLRSSKKDDKKRKSLRRLSHEINALEWDLHRLRFKRDRDLAEADLFLQTIEPAI; encoded by the coding sequence ATGCGTAGCCTTCCCGCCCTTTTCTTGCTGCTACCGCTGCTGGCTGGCTGCGCAAGTCTGTCTCAAGAAGAGTGTCAGTCTGGAGATTGGAGCGCTGTTGGCACCAATGATGCCATGGAAGGGCGAGACGCATCACGCTTTTCCGACCATATCAAAGCCTGCTCCAAATATGATATCTCACCAGACAAAAATCTCTATCAAATTGGCTACCAAAAAGGCCTGAGAAGCTATTGCACTCCGTCAAACGGTTTTTCCGTGGGACGGAACGGATATTCCTATCGCCAGATCTGCCCGCCCGCCAGCGAGCCGGAATTCATGCGCGGCTATTTGCGCGGCAACGCCTTGCATGAGACAGAAACCGAAATTGCTGAAAAAGAGCATGACATTGCACAGCTCAAAAGTGAGAGGGCCAAGCTTCGGTCTTCTAAAAAAGATGACAAAAAACGAAAAAGCCTGAGGCGCCTTTCTCACGAGATCAATGCTTTGGAGTGGGATTTGCATCGTTTGCGTTTCAAAAGAGATCGCGACCTTGCTGAAGCCGATCTCTTTCTACAAACGATAGAACCCGCCATCTAA
- the msrA gene encoding peptide-methionine (S)-S-oxide reductase MsrA, protein MFGFQRAKATMPNQEEALPGRSTPLKTAQTHFVLGQPLQPPFPAGCEQVQFGMGCFWGAERVFWPLEGVYVTAVGYSGGYTPNPTYEEVCSGRTGHTETVLVVYNPKLLPFEALLKHFWENHDPTQGMRQGNDIGTQYRSAIYVSSDEQLMTAEHARQDYQNALAGQGFGTISSEIKRSGPFYYAEDYHQQYLAKNPNGYCGLGGTGVSCPGQ, encoded by the coding sequence ATGTTCGGATTTCAACGTGCGAAAGCGACAATGCCCAATCAGGAAGAAGCGCTGCCCGGGCGCTCCACTCCGCTCAAGACAGCTCAGACCCACTTTGTGCTTGGCCAACCTCTGCAGCCGCCATTCCCGGCGGGATGTGAGCAGGTGCAATTCGGCATGGGATGCTTCTGGGGGGCCGAACGTGTGTTCTGGCCATTGGAAGGTGTATATGTAACGGCTGTAGGCTATAGCGGAGGCTATACGCCCAATCCCACCTATGAAGAGGTGTGCAGTGGCAGAACCGGCCATACCGAGACCGTTCTGGTGGTTTATAACCCCAAGCTTTTGCCTTTTGAAGCGCTTCTCAAGCATTTCTGGGAAAATCACGACCCGACGCAAGGGATGCGGCAGGGCAATGATATCGGCACGCAATATCGTTCGGCCATCTATGTCAGCTCTGATGAACAACTCATGACTGCAGAACATGCGCGTCAGGATTATCAGAATGCGCTGGCCGGCCAAGGCTTTGGCACCATCAGCAGCGAGATCAAACGCAGCGGCCCCTTCTACTATGCCGAGGACTATCATCAGCAATATCTGGCGAAGAATCCAAACGGTTATTGTGGCCTTGGCGGCACCGGCGTCAGCTGTCCCGGCCAATAG
- a CDS encoding diguanylate cyclase: MKIVLVEDSNGDREAIRAILEQRRENVFVFQSGHSALKFVQKTPDIDVVIVSQNLEDASGLEICWNCRILAAERKAMYVIAISDYINDAMLVEALDSGADDFLNKPLQEDILLARLRVAERVVMLQRQLVQLASRDSLTNLYNRRAFFEKAQAFMESRPDGHPISAIMFDIDHFKSVNDRFGHDVGDQVIKTVAKIALDEGDFVGRIGGEEFAMIIEGESFRAAACAANRIRESIEHTTIVTEDKRVQVTSSFGVARAQSGDDVYTLLKRADLALYQSKDNGRNMVTVERPHAVKTDLVAISYAAR, translated from the coding sequence ATGAAAATCGTGCTGGTTGAAGATAGTAACGGAGATCGCGAAGCGATCCGCGCCATTCTCGAGCAGAGACGAGAGAATGTGTTTGTCTTTCAGTCTGGCCACAGCGCTTTGAAATTCGTGCAGAAAACGCCGGATATTGACGTCGTTATTGTCTCCCAGAATCTGGAAGATGCATCCGGACTGGAAATTTGCTGGAACTGCCGCATTCTGGCTGCAGAGCGCAAAGCCATGTATGTGATTGCCATTTCGGACTATATCAACGACGCGATGCTGGTAGAGGCTCTGGACAGCGGCGCTGATGACTTTCTGAACAAACCACTGCAGGAAGACATTCTTCTGGCCCGTTTGCGCGTAGCCGAACGCGTTGTCATGCTTCAGAGGCAACTGGTGCAATTGGCAAGCCGTGATTCCTTGACCAATCTCTATAACCGGCGGGCCTTTTTTGAAAAGGCCCAAGCCTTTATGGAGTCACGGCCGGACGGCCATCCCATATCAGCGATCATGTTCGACATTGATCACTTCAAATCCGTCAATGACCGCTTTGGTCATGATGTGGGTGATCAGGTGATCAAAACCGTTGCCAAGATCGCTTTGGACGAAGGCGATTTTGTCGGCAGGATCGGCGGCGAAGAATTCGCCATGATCATAGAGGGGGAAAGCTTCCGTGCTGCGGCCTGCGCAGCCAATCGCATTCGGGAATCCATAGAACACACCACCATTGTGACCGAAGACAAAAGGGTTCAGGTCACGTCCAGCTTTGGCGTCGCGCGTGCTCAGAGCGGAGACGATGTCTACACCCTGCTCAAACGAGCAGATCTGGCACTTTATCAATCCAAGGATAATGGGCGCAACATGGTAACGGTGGAACGGCCGCACGCCGTCAAAACAGACTTAGTCGCCATTAGCTATGCAGCCCGATAG
- the mepA gene encoding penicillin-insensitive murein endopeptidase, producing MDEALAQTPAKVLFGKVRLPANLQARSIGSYAKGCQAGAVALPVDGPAWQAMRLSRNRNWGQPVLIDFLEKLAADAKAYDGWNGLLVGDIAQPRGGPMTSGHASHQIGLDADIWLRPMPERRFSKGERESVSAISMLKSGTRTVDPNKFTAAHFRLIKRAASTPGVARIFVHPGIKKALCSMAGSDRSWLRQVRPWYGHYYHFHVRLACPPGYSGCKNQAPPPAGDGCGKDLAWWLSDAPWKPKKPDPKKPPVKKRAVTLADLPDACRAVLAAAPTPGAVVASAKVGSAAYVPIESDRTLTVLPKPRPLYY from the coding sequence ATGGATGAAGCCCTGGCGCAAACGCCGGCCAAGGTGCTGTTTGGCAAGGTAAGACTCCCTGCTAATTTGCAGGCCCGATCCATTGGCTCCTATGCCAAGGGGTGTCAGGCCGGCGCAGTCGCTCTACCCGTAGATGGGCCCGCATGGCAGGCCATGCGCCTGTCGCGCAATCGCAATTGGGGGCAACCTGTTCTCATTGATTTTCTGGAAAAGCTTGCTGCCGATGCCAAGGCTTATGATGGTTGGAATGGTCTTCTGGTGGGAGACATCGCCCAGCCGCGTGGTGGCCCCATGACATCCGGCCATGCGTCGCATCAGATCGGTCTGGATGCCGATATCTGGCTACGCCCCATGCCCGAGCGTCGCTTCTCGAAGGGAGAGCGCGAAAGCGTCTCCGCCATTTCTATGCTGAAGAGTGGAACGCGCACTGTGGATCCCAACAAGTTCACGGCGGCGCATTTTCGCCTGATCAAAAGAGCCGCTTCGACGCCGGGGGTGGCGCGGATTTTTGTGCATCCCGGTATCAAGAAAGCCTTGTGCAGCATGGCCGGCTCTGATCGCAGCTGGCTGCGACAGGTGCGCCCGTGGTATGGCCACTATTACCACTTCCATGTGAGGCTCGCTTGCCCTCCGGGATATTCTGGCTGCAAGAATCAGGCCCCTCCACCTGCAGGAGACGGTTGCGGCAAGGATCTGGCATGGTGGCTATCAGATGCACCATGGAAACCGAAAAAGCCCGATCCGAAGAAGCCGCCGGTCAAGAAACGCGCTGTAACACTGGCTGATCTGCCTGATGCCTGCCGCGCTGTGTTGGCTGCAGCTCCTACGCCGGGCGCAGTTGTCGCCTCTGCAAAGGTTGGCAGCGCAGCTTATGTTCCCATCGAATCGGACAGGACCCTGACGGTTCTGCCAAAGCCGCGTCCGCTCTATTATTGA